Below is a genomic region from Acidobacteriota bacterium.
GCTTTCTCCCCTGGTGGAGCCTGCCCGCCTTCCGATGGCGGAGGCTGGGCCAACCGGCGTTCCGCCTGTGGCTTCTCTGGGCCGTCGTCCCCCTCCTCGTCTGGTCGCTCTTCCCTTCCAAACTGCCCACCTACATCCTCCCGTCCTTTCCGGCGTGGGCCCTGATCGCCGCGTCCCTCCTGAAGGAGGATCCGGCCGGACGATGGTCCCGCCTGCCGTGGGTCGTCATGCCCTTGCTCGCCGGGGGCGCGGCGGCTGGGCTCGCGGCGCTCGGGTTCCGGGAGGCGCCCTCGGGCCTGGGATCCGCCACCCTAGGCCTCTTCGGTCTTTCGGCGGCCTGCGGAATCGCGGGGAGCCTCCTGGGAGCCGCAGGCCGGACCCGTTGGGCCTTCGCGGGCGTGCTCGCGGCCCTGTTCAGCATCCAGGCGGCCGTGCCCCACGCCGCCGTGGACCTCGAGGACCGCATCAAGACCGCGGAGCGCATCGGGGTCACCCTTCGGGACCTTCGGGCGCCCGGGGAGGCCATCCTCGAATACCGCGTGACCCTCTTCTCGATCCCCTTCTACGCGCGGGACAAGGTGGCGGCTTACGACAACAACTTCCTGCGGAAGAAGTTCGTGGCCGACCGGCCCGATCACATCCTGCAGGACCCCGAGCACTTGAGGGAGTATCTGGCCGCCCACCCCCGGCTGTGGGTCGTGGCCGACGGGGACGCCGAGAAGACCCTGCACGACGACGTTCCCGGACTCGTGTTCGTCCTGCGGGAGGGGCGTCACAGCCTCTGGGCCTCGCCCTCCGTCGCCGGGAGGCTGGCCGAGGGCCGCACGGCCCGGTGACCGCCCCTACCTTTTCCGGTGGTCGGGGCCGTCCATGGGGACCGTGAGGCACATTTCGAGCAGCCGGGAGCGGGCGCGGACTCCGATGCGGGACTCGAGGGAGGCCTCTCCGGCGGCGGGCGCGTCGAGGTAGTTGGTGGTGCAGAGGGTGGGGCGCAGTTCGCTGTGGCGCTGGCTCACCAGATAGAGGAGCGTGTCCTGGGCCCAGACCGAATCCCGGCAACCCAGTTCGTCGATGAGGAGTAGGGGCGCCTCCACCAGGGGCGCGAGGATGTCGTACTCCGTCTCCCCCGGCTCCCTGCGCCCGTAGGAGGCCCAGATCTCCCGATAGAGTTCGTTGAGGTCGGCGAACAGGACGGGGATCCCTTTCCTCAGAAGGAGTTCCTGGAGAATGGAGACGGCCAGATGGGTCTTGCCCACGCCGCACGGCCCCATGAAGAGGAGCCCCGACGGCCGGTCCCTCGGGAAGGCGGGAAAATCCTCGGCGTATTTCCGGGCCAGGAGCAGGGCCTTTTCCTGGGAGGCGTTTCGGGGCCGGAAGGTCTCGAAGACGCACGCGTTGCGATAGCGCTGAGGGATGCCGGCCCGGCCCACGAGGCGGGAGATGCGGTCGGCGTTGCGGCACGAGCAGGACGCCGCCACCAGGCGTCCCTTCATCTCCTGGACCACGTAGCCCGTCCCGTGGCAGGAGGGGCAGGCTCTCGGCGTCATGGCGCATTCCTCCGGGGGACGGGGCATCTCCCCTGCCCGGGCGTGGGGGCGAAGGGGAAACGGCGCATCAGGAGCCCTCGCGCTTCTGGATCCCGTACTCCTTCATCTTCCGCCAGAGCGTGACGCGGCTGATGCCCAGCCTCTCGGCGGTGCGGTTGATCTTCCACCCGTTGGCCTCGAGCAATTTGAGGATCAGATCCCGCTCCACCGTCTCCAGCGGAGAGTGAATCTGGTAGAGCAGGGCAGGGGCCTCCTCGGGAGGAGCCGTCGGGAGGGGAAGGTCCCGGCTCCGGATGATGCCGTCCCGGCACCGGATGGCGGCGTGTTCGATGAGGTTTTCGAGCTCGCGGATGTTGCCGGGGAAATCGTACTCGAGCAGGCGCGCGAGAACCTCCTCCTCCACGCCCTCGATGCGCTTCTGGGGCATCTTGGCGGCGATTTTCCGCATGAAGTGGTCCACGAGGAGCGGGATGTCGTCCTTTCTTTCCCTCAGCGCCGGAAGGTGGATGCGGAACACGTTGAGCCGGTAGAAGAGGTCCTGCCGGAACCCGCCCTCCTGCATGGAGACGGCCAGGTCCCTGTTCGTGGCGGCGATCACCCGGGCGTCGATCTTGACGGTTTTCGAGGAGCCAACGCGCTCCATTTCCCCCTCCTGGAGGACCCGGAGCAGTTTCACCTGCGTCGAGGGCGGAATCTCGCCGATCTCGTCCAGGAACAGAGTGCCCCCGTGGGCCATCTCGAACCGGCCCATCTTGTCGGCGACGGCCCCCGTGAAGGCGCCGCGGACATGCCCGAAGAGTTCGCTCTCCAGGACCCCCTCGTTGAGGGCCGCGCAATTCACCTTCACGAAGGAGCGGTTCTTTCTCAGCGAGTGGAAATGGATGGCGCTGGCCACCAGCTCCTTTCCCGTCCCGCTCTCGCCGGTGATCAGGACCGTGGAGTCGGTTTCGGCCACCATGCGAATGAGGTCGAAGACCTCCTGCATGGCCGCGTTGGCGCCCACGATGTTGGAGAAGGAGAAACGCTCCTCCGCCTGTTCCTGCAGCCGGACCACCTGCGTCGTGTCGGTGAAGATCTCCACGCCGCCCACCACCTTGCCCGCGGCGTCCCTCAGGAGGATCACGCTGGTCCGGCAGTTGAGCACCTGCCCGTTCCGGCCCCGGTAGAACATCGAGAGCCCCGAGAGGTCGCTGTCCTGCTGGAGCGCCCGCGTCATGGGGCAGGAGTATTCGCATTCGGAAGAGTGGGTGATGCTCTTGCACCGCTGGTCGAGGGCGTCCCCCTCCTTCACCCCGAGGAGACTTCGGGCCGCCTCGTTGATGAAGACCACCTTCCGCTCCACGTTCGTGACGATGACCCCGTCGTTCATGGCGTCCAGGATGCGCCGAGCGTTGGGATCAGGGATCAGCTTTTCCAAGTTTCCCCCTCACTAGTTCCACGATCCGGGAGGCCTCGTTCCCGTTGCAACGATGGTACGCCGTATCCCCGCGGCAGACAAGGACGTTGGGGCCCTCTCCGCACATGCCCAGACAGGAGACGTACGAGACTTTCACCGATTTGGCGGGGAGATCCCTCACCGCCTGCTTGAGCGCCACGCGGACGCGTTCGGGGTTCCCCCTCTTGGAGCAGGAGTCCCCCTTGCACACCAGCACGTAGATCCGGTCGCGCGGATCCACCTCTTCGCTCATGACCCTACCCCCAGTGCGGCGCGGAGGGCAGCGGCGAAGGCCGCCGAATCCCCGGCCGTCGTGCCGCGCCCGAGGCTGATCCGCAGGACGGTGCCGGCGCACCGCTCCGGTATCCCCATGCGGGCGAGCACCCTCGGCAGGCCCGATCCGCCGCTGTGACAGGCCGAGCCGGTGGCCACGGCCACCCCCTTTTCATCCAGGGCGCGGACGAGGGCCGAGGCGTCCACACCGGGCAGGCTCACGAGGGAGGTGTTCGGGAGGCGCGGGGCATCCTCTCCGAACACGCGCGCGCCGTGGGCCGACCGCAGGCGCTCTTCGAGGGAATCCCGCAGGCGTTCCACGGCGGGCCACCGGGCGAGGCCTTCCGAGGCGAGACGGCAGGCGGTCCCCATGGCAGCGGCCAGAGGCACGGCTTCGGTGGAGGCGCGCCGCCCCCGCTCCTGCCCGCCTCCTGCGAGCATTGGCTCGACAGGCGCCCCGGACCGCACCGCCAGGACTGCGATCCCTTTTGGACCGTAGAACTTGTGGGCCGCCACGACGAGGTAGTCGGGCAGGGCCTGGGCCCACCTCAGGGGTACTTTCCCCGCCGCCTGGACGGCGTCCGTGTGGAAGAGGGCGCCCCACCGCCGGCAGAGGGCGCCCACCGAATCGAGGGGCTGGAGGACGCCGGTCTCATTGTGCGCCTGCATGACCGACACACAGGCCACGTCCGCGCCCATGGACCCTTCCAGGGACTCGAGGTCGAGCACGCCCCGTCCGTCCACGGGAACCTCTTCCACCACCGCGCCAAGGGCCTCGAGGGCGTCCCACTGACCGAGCACGGACGGGTGCTCGACGGCCGAGAGGATCACCCGCCTCCGGCCGGGCCGGCTCCGGGCCGCCGAACGGAGAGCGAGGTGGTTGGCCTCGGTGCCCGAGCTGGTGAAGACCACCTCGTCCGGGCGGCAACCGACCAAGGAGGCCACATCCCCCCGCGCCGCCTCCAGGGCCTCGCGCGCGGCCCGGCCCTCGGTGTAGGGGCTGGAGGGGTTGCCGAAGAGGGAGGCCTGGGTCCGCGACAGAACCTGACCCACCACCGGATCCAATGGGGTCGTGGCGTTGCAGTCCAGGTAGATTCGTCCGTCGGGAAGACGCATCGGTTCAGGCCCCGCGGTCCGTCGGGGCGGTCCGGGAGAGGGTCCCCGGCGCCTCGGACCCTCAGTTGTCCTGGTAGAAGTAGCGGTCGAGAACCTCTTCGATCTTCTGGATGTGGTGCTTCTCCTCGTCGGCCATCTCCAGGAGCGCGTCGCGCGTGGCGGGGATCTTCACGAGCCCCGCGGCTTCGGTGTAAAAGGCGTAAGCCTCTTTCTCGCGCTCCAGGGCCATTCGCAGGATGTCCACGGGCAGAAGGTTCGGATCGATCGTCGGCATGGTCGGTCCCTTTCTCACGAGAGATGGTCCATTGTACAGGCCCTGCCGCGCGGGGGGCAACGCCCCGCCGGTCCCCCGTGCCCGCCCGCGGGCGAGCGGATCAAGGTCCACCCCCACCCGGGCCGGCTCGAAAGAAATCCGCCACGTCCTCCTCCCGCCCCGTCACCCGAAACGGAGGGAGAGACTTCAGGAGGATCCTCCCGTAGGCCTTCGTTCGCAGTCGGACGTCGAAGCACGCCACCACTCCCCGGTCGCGCCTGGACCGGATCAGCCGGCCCGCCCCCTGCTGGAGGAGGATGGCCGCCGTCGGAACCTGGTACTCGAGAAAGGGCTCGCGTCCCTTCCTTCTCAGGTTTTCCACCCGGGCCCGGACCAGCGGGTCCGTGGGCACGGCGAAGGGGAGCTTGTCGAGGATCACCAGGGAGAGGGCTTCCCCCTGCACGTCCACCCCCTGCCAGAAGGACGAGGTCGCCACGAGCACCGCGTCGCCCGCCTCCCTGAAACGGTCCAGGAGCACGCCCTTGGGTTCGTCGCCCTGGACCAGAACCGGATGGTCCAGGTCCTCGAGATCCTCCGCGAGGGCCCGCATGGCCCGAAGGGAGGTGCAGAGGACGAAGGCGCGGCCCCCCGAGTACCCGATCAGGCGCCGCACAGCCCCCTTGAGCTCCCCCGCGAACTCCTCGGAATTGGGCGCCGGAAAGGAGGCCGGGACGTAGAGGAGCCCCTGGCTCTCGAAGTCGAAGGGGCTGGGCAGGCGCAGCTCCTGGCTCTCCTCCGGCAGGCCGAGCCGATCCCGCAGGTACCGGAATTCGCCCCCGACGGTCAGGGTCGCCGAGGTGAGGACCGCAGCGTCCAATCGCGAAAAAAGGTGCCCTCTCAGGATGGGGCCCACCTCGATGGGGCTGGCGCCGAAAGTGACGTTTCGGGGCGTCACCTCCAGCCATCGGACGTGCTCCTCGTCGCCCGTTCGGACCACGAAATCGAGGGCCTCCCGCCAGGCCTCCAGGCGCAGGAGAAGGCCCTCCGCCTCGCCCGACGGATCGGGGACACCGTCGAGGGCGAGGGCCGCCGCGTCCAGGACCGCTCCCAGGCGGGCCAGCATGGAGGCCTCCCGCGGAGACCATTCCCCGGGGCGGACCTCCTCCCTCCTTTCGGGTCCCTCGAAGGCCCCGAAGAAAAGCCGGGCGGCCTGGGCGGCCTCGGCGAGCCGCTGGGAGGCCGCGCCGCTCGGGTCCGAAGCCGCCGCGGGCGCGGCGTCCCGGATCCACTCCTCCAGCATGCGGCGGCTGGCGGCCACCCCGAAAAAGCTGGTGGCCGCGTCCTCGGCCTCGTGGGCCTCGTCCAGGACGAGGTGGCGGTACTCGGGAAGGGCCGCCGTGTCCCACCGGCCCTTGAGGGCGAGATCGGCGAAGAGGAGGTGGTGGTTGGTCACGACGAGTTCGGCGGCTTCCGCCTCGCGCCGGAGGAGAACCACGAAACACTCGGCGTAGAGGGGGCACTTGGAGCCCAGGCAGCGCTCCCCGCGGGCGTTCACGTCGGCCCAGAGGGGGAGATCTTCCGGAATCCCTTCCCATTCCGCCTTGTCGCCCGTCGAGGTTTCCGACGCCCATCGTTTGAAGCGCCCGAAGAGGCGCGCCTCCTTCTGGGACTTCAGAAGGGGCTCCTTCAAAAAGCGCTCGTAATAGTGCCGGCAGAGGTAGTTGGCGCGGCCCTTCACGACCACGGCGCGGACGGCGCGCCCCAGGAGCCGCTCGCAGAGAGGGACGTCCTTCCGCGCGAGCTGTTCCTGCAGGGCCTTGGTCCGGGTGGAGACCACGACGCGCCGGTTCTGGAGGAGGGCGGGCAGAAGGTAGGCCAGGCTCTTGCCCGTACCCGTGCCCGCCTCGGCCAGGAGAACCCCCCCCAGACGTAGGGTCTCGGCCACCGACTCGGCCATCCGGACCTGCCCCGGCCGAAACTCGTAAAAGGTCTCCCGGGAGAGCGGGCCGTCGGGCCCGAGGAGGGTCTTTATGGACGGGCCCGGGGGGGGCCGCCTCACCGCCGACCCGACGCCCAGGCCTCGGCTCGGTCGCGGAACCACCGGGCGATGGAACGTGAGAAGAGCGACCGCGGAGTACGCTCCGGGTGCCACTGGACGCCCAGGACATTCGGCCGCGCGGCGCTTTCGATGGCCTCCACCACGCCGCCGGGCCCCCACGCCGTGGCCTCGAAGCCTTCGGCAAGGAGCCCGATGGCCTGGTGGTGGGAGGAGAGCACCCGCACGTCCCTCGTGCGGTAGAGGGAGTGAATGAGGCTCCCGGGCCGGGTGTGGAGCCGGTGCCGAGGCGAGGGGGCATCGGGGGCCTTCCGGCGGTGCCACCGTTCGGGGTCCTCCAGGTGGCGCACCAGCGAACCCCCCAGGGCCACGTTGAGCGTCTGGCACCCCAGGCAGATGCCCAGCAGGGGCAGGCCCATCCGGACCGCCCTCCAGACGAGGGCGAACTCGAAGGCCGATCGGTCGGGGTGGGAATATCGCTCCTCCGGCGCGGGTTCCGGGTCGCCCCCGTAGAGCGCGGGGGGAATGTCCCCTCCTCCCGTCAGCACCAGACCCGAAAGGCCTTCGAGCGATCCCGCTTCGTCGCCCGGCAGGCTGGGCAGGACGACGGGGTGGAGACCCGCCTCCCGCAGCCACCCGGCATAGGCCCGGTTCAGCACGAGGCGAAGGTCCGAGGGTCCGGCCTCCCAGTCCGCCGTGAGCCCGACACGCCGCATCGCTCCGACTCCCTCCGCCCCGCTACCGGGCGGCTCCTCATTCCCGGACCAGGTTCTCCACCACGGCGGGCACCCCGCCCGGCTTCCAGTTGGCGGCGCCCTGGGCGCGGTACGCCACCCGCCCCTTCTTGTCCAGGACCACCGTCGTGGGAATGGCGGTCACCTCGAGTTCCCCCGCCAGGCCCGCGGAGTCCATGTACACGGGAAAGCCCCCGCCGGCCTCGTCGAGGAACGGACCGACGGGATCGGGGGTCTGATCCAGAGAGATGGCGACCACCCGGTAGCCCCCCCGGTTCGAGGAGTCGCGGGCGTACTGGGCGAATTCGGGGAACTCGGCCCGGCACGGCGGACACCAGGTGGCCCAGAAGTGAAGAACCACCACCTTTCCCTGGACGGCCGCGGGGAGGAGGGGGGGACCGGCGGAGGCGGGCTCGAGGATGGGAACGGTTACCACGGGTCCCCGGTCCGCGGACGCCTCCGCAGGGGCGCCGGGCTTCCCCGAACGCAACACATACACGACGAGAAGCGCGACGGCGAGGCCCACGACGACGAAGAAGGGCTTGAGAGACCCCTGGGCGGGCTGGGTTGCGGCCATTCCGGACCTCCTTGGACGGCGATTCTAAAGTCCCTGCCTCATCGAGGCAAGCCCTGGGCGGCTTTTTGACGGGCGAATCGATGAGAAACAGGACCTTTTCCCGAATCTTGCCCCATCGTCCCCCCCTTCCCGCCCCATGCTCCATGGAGGACGCCGGATTCGGCCGCATCCCTTCGGCCCTTTACCCCTTGCACGCCACTGGATTATGATTGTGGGCCAAGAGAGGGGCATGACCATGGCCGTGACGCGGTTGAGGGATCTGGACTGGATCACGATCAAGTACAAGGACATCGTCGCGCTGATCGCCATCCTGGTCCTGCTCGTGATCGTCGGGGGAGGCGGATTCCTGTTCATGCGCTGGCGCGGGAACCCTCAAGTGCAGGCCGAGCGGGCCATCAGCAGGGCTCAGAAGCTCGTGGACGGCCTCGACAACCCCGGCCTCGATCCGGCCCTGAGGCCCACCGTCAACCAGTCCCGGACCATGCTCGCCCAGAGCCGCGCGGAGTACGGGGCCGGCCGCTACCCCAAGGCCCGCCAGATCGCCACCGACGTGATCGAGACCCTGAAGGACCTCCAGGGCACCTCCCCCGCCTCCCAGAAGTTCGCGACCCTCGTGGACATGGAGGGGAGCGTGGAAATCAAGCGCACGGGTCAGCACCTTTTTTCCGGCGCGAAGGAGCAGATGATCCTGGAGGACGGCGACATCGTCCGGACGAGCCAGGGCAGTTACGCCAAGATCAAGTACCACAACGGGCAGTTCCAGATCATCGCCCCCGACTCCCTGGTGGTCATCCAGGCCCTGTCCTCCTCCCCGGACGGCGCCAGCCGCGTGGAAGTCGCCCTCAAGCAGGGCTTCGTCGAAACGCAGACTCCGGAGACCATGACGCCCCGCGACGAGAGCATCATCGCCACGGATTCCACCCGGGTCCGCCCGGCTCCGGCCTCCCGCGTGGCGGTGGCCCAGCTGCCCACGGGGGACGTGGCCACGTCGATCTTCAGCGGGTCATCGCAGATCGAGGCGGGAGGCAGGTCCCAGCGCGTGGACGCCGGGCTCACCGGCGTGTCGGTCCTCACCACCGCCTCGGGCGCGGCCACCACCGAAGCCCTGGTCGCCCCGCCCGTGGCCGAATACCCGAAGGACCAGCAGATCCTGCGGGTGGAGGACCCCGCCCGCACGCCCCTGACCTTCCAGTGGAAGGGCGGGAGCGGCGGACCCGTTCGGTTCCAGATCTCCGCCCGCCCTCTCTTTTCCTCCCTCCTGACTCCCGAACAGGTGATCCGGGAGAACCGCCTCACCGTCGAAGGGCTCCCGGCGGGGACCTACTTCTGGCGAGTGAAGTCCGAGGGAGAGGCCTCCAAGACCTACTGGTCCCCGATCTACCGCTTCCGCCTCCTTCAAATCTACCAGAGGCCGAAGATCCAACGGGACCTCAAGCTGATCGTCGACGCGACGGCCATCGGAGACGGGGTCATCCTGCAGGGCTCCACCGATCCGGGCGTCTCGGTCTCGGTGAACGACCTGGAGATCCCCGTCAACGCCGACGGCTCCTTCAGCAAGATCTTCCTCTTCTCGGACGTGGGCACCCAGTCGGTCCAGGTCCGCGCCTTCGACGACGAAGGCAACGAGAAGTTCTGGCGCAAGCAGTTCCAGTCCGTGGCCTACTGAAGAGGACCATGCCTCCCCGCACCCCCCTCGGCCTGCGCAACGAGGCGCTCGAGAAGGCCTACCGCCTGAAGTCGGAGCAACTGCGCCTCCTGGCGGAGGTGGTGAGGACCGCCAACTCCATGCTGGAGCCCGAGGCCCTCATCTCCTACATTATGGAGCGCATCCAGCTCCTGGTCCGCTCCGAGGCGTGGAGCCTGCTCCTGGTGGACGAGACGGGAGAGCACCTCGTCTTCAAGGAGGCCCTCGGCGCGAAGGCCCAGGGGCTCAAGGAGCTGAAGGTCCGCGTGGGGGAGGGCATCGCCGGGGAAGTGGCCGCCACTGGACGGCCCATACTCCTGAACGACGTGAAGGCCAGCCCCCTCTTCAATCCGGAGCTGGACAAGCTCACGGGGTTCACGACCCGCTCCGTCCTCTGCGTCCCGCTCCGGAGCCGCGGACGCACCCTCGGCGTTCTCGAGGTGATGAACAAGGCCGGCGGCCAGAGCTTCGAGGAGCAGGACCTGGAAACCGTGCTCCTCTTCGCCGAGCCGGTGGCCGTGGCCCTCGAGAACGCGTTCCTGTTCCAGAAGGTGCGCCAGCTCTCCCTCGTGGACGACCTCACCCAGCTCTACAACTCGCGCCACCTCCGGCAGGCCCTCGAGGTGGAAATCACCCGGGGGCGGCGCTACCGGTACCCCGTGGCGGTGCTTTTCCTCGACCTGGACGGTTTCAAGCAGGTCAACGACCGCTTCGGGCACCTGGTGGGCAGCGAGACCCTGCGGATCGTGGGTGAGATCCTGAGGCACGGGGTGCGCAACGTCGACGTGGTGGCCCGCTATGGAGGGGACGAGTTCACCATCGTCCTTCCCAACACCGACGCCGAGGGAGCCCTCCTCGTGGCCGAGCGCCTGCGGGAGGCCATCCTGTCCCACGACTACGGGTCCAACCCCGGCTTCGATTTCACCCTTTCCGCCTCCTTCGGCATCTCGTGCTTCCCGGCCCACGGCGAGACGCCGGAACTGCTCATCCAGCGGGCCGACCAGGCCATGTACAAGGTCAAGGAATCCACCAAGAACCGGTGCGCGATCTACAGTCAGGAGCCGTGAATGCCATTCAGTCTTCGGTCGCCCTTCTCTTTCCTCTCCAACGATCTCGCCATCGACCTGGGAACGGCCTACACCCTGGTCTACGTCAAGGGCAAGGGGATCGTCGTCCAGGAGCCCTCCATCGTGGCCGTGAACCAGAAGACCGGCAAAGTGGAAGCCGTGGGAACCGAGGCGAAGGAGATGCTCGGGCGCACCCCCGGAAATATCCTGGCCATCAAGCCCATGAAAGACGGCGTCATCGCCGATTTCGAGCACACCGAGCGCATGCTCGATTATTTCATCAAGAAGGCCCACAACCGTAAGGTCATCGTCCGACCCCGCATCGTGATCTGCATCCCGAGCCAGATCACCCAGGTTGAAAAGCGCGCCGTGCGCGACTCGGCCTACCGGGCCAAGGCATCCTACGTGGCCATGGTGGAGGAGCCCATGGCCGCCGCCATCGGAGCCGGAATGCCCATCACCGAGCCCACCGGAAACCTCATCGTGGACATCGGCGGAGGGACAACGGACGTGGCGGTCATCTCCATGGCGGGCATCGTCTACTCGCGCACGGTGCGGGTTGCGGGCAACGAGATGGACGAGGCCATCGTCCAGTACATCAAGAAGAAGTACAACCTCCTCATCGGCGAGCGGACCTCCGAGGAAATCAAGATCCGCATCGGATCGGCCTACCCGCTCGACAAGGAGGAGACCATGGAGGTCAAGGGCCGCGACCTCGTGGACGGAATCCCCAAGACCCTCGCCATCGCCACCGAGGAGATTCGCGAGGCCCTGTCGGAGACCGTCTCGATCATCATCGACGCGGTGAAGCAGGCCCTGGAGCAGACCCCCCCCGAACTGGCCGCGGACATCGTGGACCGGGGTATCGTCCTCACGGGCGGCGGGGCCCTTCTGCGGAACCTCGACAAGCGCCTGCGCGAGGAGACGGGCCTCCCCGTCCTCATCGCGGACGACCCCCTCTCCTCGGTGGTCCTCGGCGCCGGCAAGATGCTGGACGACTTCGACCTCCTCAAGCGGGTCGCCCTCGACTGATGGCCTCTCCGCCCCTCGCTCGCCGGCCCGTCGCGCTGATGCTCCTGCTGGTGGCCG
It encodes:
- a CDS encoding glycosyltransferase family 39 protein, which produces MKRTWALPALLLFAWAVLLYGNWWVGLFESSEARYAEVAREMAATGDFLSPQVDYVYHFTKPPLTYWITTMGYALFGETAFGARFFLSIAALWVLVLTAGLLREKEGEGTGFEAAAVLASSLLFFFMGKVLTTDMYLTLWTTAGFFLWARLEGGRLSPKAFAWVFGLVAGAAFLTKGPVAFLIWACVLVPYGLWKDRGRCLRPFADPRLWLVFVAVALPWFVAVGLRHPGLLAYMAGREAAEAAVSAKRFHPGPWYYYIPVLLGGFLPWWSLPAFRWRRLGQPAFRLWLLWAVVPLLVWSLFPSKLPTYILPSFPAWALIAASLLKEDPAGRWSRLPWVVMPLLAGGAAAGLAALGFREAPSGLGSATLGLFGLSAACGIAGSLLGAAGRTRWAFAGVLAALFSIQAAVPHAAVDLEDRIKTAERIGVTLRDLRAPGEAILEYRVTLFSIPFYARDKVAAYDNNFLRKKFVADRPDHILQDPEHLREYLAAHPRLWVVADGDAEKTLHDDVPGLVFVLREGRHSLWASPSVAGRLAEGRTAR
- a CDS encoding ATP-binding protein, which encodes MTPRACPSCHGTGYVVQEMKGRLVAASCSCRNADRISRLVGRAGIPQRYRNACVFETFRPRNASQEKALLLARKYAEDFPAFPRDRPSGLLFMGPCGVGKTHLAVSILQELLLRKGIPVLFADLNELYREIWASYGRREPGETEYDILAPLVEAPLLLIDELGCRDSVWAQDTLLYLVSQRHSELRPTLCTTNYLDAPAAGEASLESRIGVRARSRLLEMCLTVPMDGPDHRKR
- a CDS encoding sigma 54-interacting transcriptional regulator, with protein sequence MEKLIPDPNARRILDAMNDGVIVTNVERKVVFINEAARSLLGVKEGDALDQRCKSITHSSECEYSCPMTRALQQDSDLSGLSMFYRGRNGQVLNCRTSVILLRDAAGKVVGGVEIFTDTTQVVRLQEQAEERFSFSNIVGANAAMQEVFDLIRMVAETDSTVLITGESGTGKELVASAIHFHSLRKNRSFVKVNCAALNEGVLESELFGHVRGAFTGAVADKMGRFEMAHGGTLFLDEIGEIPPSTQVKLLRVLQEGEMERVGSSKTVKIDARVIAATNRDLAVSMQEGGFRQDLFYRLNVFRIHLPALRERKDDIPLLVDHFMRKIAAKMPQKRIEGVEEEVLARLLEYDFPGNIRELENLIEHAAIRCRDGIIRSRDLPLPTAPPEEAPALLYQIHSPLETVERDLILKLLEANGWKINRTAERLGISRVTLWRKMKEYGIQKREGS
- a CDS encoding (2Fe-2S) ferredoxin domain-containing protein, which produces MSEEVDPRDRIYVLVCKGDSCSKRGNPERVRVALKQAVRDLPAKSVKVSYVSCLGMCGEGPNVLVCRGDTAYHRCNGNEASRIVELVRGKLGKADP
- a CDS encoding cysteine desulfurase family protein yields the protein MRLPDGRIYLDCNATTPLDPVVGQVLSRTQASLFGNPSSPYTEGRAAREALEAARGDVASLVGCRPDEVVFTSSGTEANHLALRSAARSRPGRRRVILSAVEHPSVLGQWDALEALGAVVEEVPVDGRGVLDLESLEGSMGADVACVSVMQAHNETGVLQPLDSVGALCRRWGALFHTDAVQAAGKVPLRWAQALPDYLVVAAHKFYGPKGIAVLAVRSGAPVEPMLAGGGQERGRRASTEAVPLAAAMGTACRLASEGLARWPAVERLRDSLEERLRSAHGARVFGEDAPRLPNTSLVSLPGVDASALVRALDEKGVAVATGSACHSGGSGLPRVLARMGIPERCAGTVLRISLGRGTTAGDSAAFAAALRAALGVGS
- a CDS encoding ferritin family protein produces the protein MPTIDPNLLPVDILRMALEREKEAYAFYTEAAGLVKIPATRDALLEMADEEKHHIQKIEEVLDRYFYQDN
- a CDS encoding ATP-dependent DNA helicase produces the protein MAESVAETLRLGGVLLAEAGTGTGKSLAYLLPALLQNRRVVVSTRTKALQEQLARKDVPLCERLLGRAVRAVVVKGRANYLCRHYYERFLKEPLLKSQKEARLFGRFKRWASETSTGDKAEWEGIPEDLPLWADVNARGERCLGSKCPLYAECFVVLLRREAEAAELVVTNHHLLFADLALKGRWDTAALPEYRHLVLDEAHEAEDAATSFFGVAASRRMLEEWIRDAAPAAASDPSGAASQRLAEAAQAARLFFGAFEGPERREEVRPGEWSPREASMLARLGAVLDAAALALDGVPDPSGEAEGLLLRLEAWREALDFVVRTGDEEHVRWLEVTPRNVTFGASPIEVGPILRGHLFSRLDAAVLTSATLTVGGEFRYLRDRLGLPEESQELRLPSPFDFESQGLLYVPASFPAPNSEEFAGELKGAVRRLIGYSGGRAFVLCTSLRAMRALAEDLEDLDHPVLVQGDEPKGVLLDRFREAGDAVLVATSSFWQGVDVQGEALSLVILDKLPFAVPTDPLVRARVENLRRKGREPFLEYQVPTAAILLQQGAGRLIRSRRDRGVVACFDVRLRTKAYGRILLKSLPPFRVTGREEDVADFFRAGPGGGGP
- a CDS encoding gamma-glutamyl-gamma-aminobutyrate hydrolase family protein (Members of this family of hydrolases with an active site Cys residue belong to MEROPS family C26.), translated to MRRVGLTADWEAGPSDLRLVLNRAYAGWLREAGLHPVVLPSLPGDEAGSLEGLSGLVLTGGGDIPPALYGGDPEPAPEERYSHPDRSAFEFALVWRAVRMGLPLLGICLGCQTLNVALGGSLVRHLEDPERWHRRKAPDAPSPRHRLHTRPGSLIHSLYRTRDVRVLSSHHQAIGLLAEGFEATAWGPGGVVEAIESAARPNVLGVQWHPERTPRSLFSRSIARWFRDRAEAWASGRR
- a CDS encoding TlpA disulfide reductase family protein, producing MAATQPAQGSLKPFFVVVGLAVALLVVYVLRSGKPGAPAEASADRGPVVTVPILEPASAGPPLLPAAVQGKVVVLHFWATWCPPCRAEFPEFAQYARDSSNRGGYRVVAISLDQTPDPVGPFLDEAGGGFPVYMDSAGLAGELEVTAIPTTVVLDKKGRVAYRAQGAANWKPGGVPAVVENLVRE
- a CDS encoding sensor domain-containing diguanylate cyclase, whose translation is MPPRTPLGLRNEALEKAYRLKSEQLRLLAEVVRTANSMLEPEALISYIMERIQLLVRSEAWSLLLVDETGEHLVFKEALGAKAQGLKELKVRVGEGIAGEVAATGRPILLNDVKASPLFNPELDKLTGFTTRSVLCVPLRSRGRTLGVLEVMNKAGGQSFEEQDLETVLLFAEPVAVALENAFLFQKVRQLSLVDDLTQLYNSRHLRQALEVEITRGRRYRYPVAVLFLDLDGFKQVNDRFGHLVGSETLRIVGEILRHGVRNVDVVARYGGDEFTIVLPNTDAEGALLVAERLREAILSHDYGSNPGFDFTLSASFGISCFPAHGETPELLIQRADQAMYKVKESTKNRCAIYSQEP